The Coffea arabica cultivar ET-39 chromosome 1e, Coffea Arabica ET-39 HiFi, whole genome shotgun sequence genome has a window encoding:
- the LOC113707701 gene encoding protein CNGC15b-like, with product MAYISCKSVRFQEDWESARHPTANGDNGIKVKYKIDGTVLPELGSRKRETEIAKCGKSLRAKVLSRVFSEDYERVQRKILDPRGPTIRRWNKIFLVACLVSLFVDPLFFYLPVVKENVCIEIGSHLEIALTVIRSIADIFYMIQIYVRFRTAYVAPSSRVFGRGELVIDSSKIAIRYLRKGFWIDVIAALPLPQVLMWAVIPNLSGSTMTKTKNVLRFILIFQYLPRLFLIFPLSTQIVKATGVVTETAWAGAAYNLMLYMLASHVLGACWYLLSVERQESCWINTCSHENHICQDEYLDCRWLKEPGRTAWFQSSNITTQCDPNSSAYPFGIYGDAVTVDVTSAKFFHKYFYCLWWGLKNLSSLGQNLSTSTYVGEILFAIVVATLGLVLFALLIGNMQTYLQSTTVRLEEWRIRRTDTEQWMHHRQLPQELRQSVRKYDQYKWVATRGVDEEALLEGLPLDLRRDIKRHLCYDLVRRVPLFDQMDERMLDAICERLKPALCTQGTCQVREGDPVNEMLFIIRGNLDSYTTNGGRTGFFNSCRIGPGDFCGEELLTWALDPRPSVILPSSTRTVKAISEVEAFALIAEDLKFVAGQFRRLHSKQLRHKFRFYSHQWRAWAACFIQAAWRRYKKRKSLSELRTLESLSSETESSDGQPDGDGPPPPGSGFSVYAARFAASRRGLHKHSGSDSSSVGALQKPAEPDFSVEEE from the exons ATTCCAAGAAGATTGGGAGTCCGCAAGACACCCAACAGCTAACGGAGACAATGGGATTAAGGTCAAGTACAAGATTGATGGAACGGTATTACCAGAGCTGGGCTCTAGGAAGCGGGAGACGGAGATAGCAAAATGTGGGAAATCTTTAAGAGCTAAAGTTCTGTCCCGAGTTTTCTCAGAGGATTATGAAAGAGTACAGAGAAAAATATTGGATCCTCGAGGACCTACAATTCGTAGATGGAATAAGATATTCTTAGTAGCTTGTTTAGTTTCTTTGTTTGTTGACCCTCTGTTCTTTTACTTGCCTGTGGTAAAAGAAAATGTGTGCATAGAAATTGGAAGTCACCTTGAAATTGCCCTTACAGTGATAAGATCAATAGCGGATATCTTTTACATGATTCAGATTTATGTGCGGTTTCGTACGGCTTATGTAGCTCCTTCTTCTCGCGTTTTTGGGAGAGGAGAGCTCGTTATAGATTCTTCAAAGATAGCAATAAGGTATTTGCGCAAAGGATTTTGGATTGATGTCATTGCTGCACTGCCCCTACCTCAG GTGTTAATGTGGGCTGTCATTCCTAATCTAAGTGGTTCAACGATGACAAAGACCAAGAATGTCCTCagattcattcttatttttcagTACCTCCCAAGACTATTTCTCATATTTCCGTTGTCAACACAAATTGTTAAGGCTACAGGGGTTGTCACTGAGACAGCTTGGGCAGGAGCGGCTTATAATTTGATGCTCTACATGTTAGCAAGCCAT GTTTTGGGAGCTTGCTGGTACCTTCTGTCTGTTGAGAGACAAGAATCATGTTGGATTAATACCTGTAGTCACGAGAACCATATATGCCAAGATGAGTATTTAGATTGCAGGTGGCTTAAGGAACCTGGTAGAACTGCCTGGTTCCAGTCGAGCAACATCACAACCCAATGTGATCCGAACAGCAGTGCTTATCCATTTGGTATATATGGAGATGCAGTAACGGTTGATGTTACATCTGCAAAGTTCTTCCATAAGTACTTTTACTGCCTTTGGTGGGGCTTGAAGAACCTAAG TTCGCTAGGGCAAAATCTTTCTACAAGCACATATGTTGGAGAAATACTTTTTGCAATTGTTGTCGCAACACTTGGCCTAGTCCTCTTTGCCTTGCTTATTGGCAACATGCAA ACATACCTCCAATCAACAACAGTAAGATTAGAGGAATGGAGGATCAGGAGGACTGATACAGAGCAATGGATGCATCACAGGCAGCTACCTCAAGAGTTGAGACAGTCCGTCAGGAAGTATGATCAATATAAATGGGTTGCTACAAGGGGAGTTGATGAGGAGGCTCTTCTTGAAGGACTTCCTCTGGACCTTCGAAGAGATATTAAACGCCACCTTTGTTATGATCTAGTTCGACGA GTGCCGTTATTTGATCAAATGGATGAAAGAATGTTAGATGCCATATGTGAGCGGCTTAAGCCTGCTCTTTGCACTCAAGGGACTTGTCAAGTACGTGAAGGCGATCCTGTTAATGAGATGCTGTTCATAATTCGAGGGAACCTTGATTCTTACACCACCAATGGCGGACGTACCGGTTTCTTCAATTCATGCCGCATCGGTCCGGGTGATTTCTGTGGTGAGGAGCTGCTGACATGGGCCCTTGACCCGCGTCCAAGTGTCATCCTTCCATCTTCCACCCGCACTGTGAAAGCCATCTCCGAGGTAGAGGCTTTTGCCCTCATAGCAGAGGACCTAAAGTTTGTAGCAGGCCAATTTCGAAGATTGCATAGTAAACAACTTAGGCACAAGTTCAGGTTCTACTCGCACCAGTGGCGAGCATGGGCAGCTTGTTTCATCCAAGCAGCTTGGCGCAGGTACAAGAAGCGCAAGAGTTTGTCTGAACTTCGGACTCTGGAGAGCCTGAGCTCCGAAACTGAATCATCAGATGGACAGCCAGACGGTGATGGTCCTCCTCCACCTGGTTCAGGTTTCTCTGTGTATGCAGCAAGATTTGCGGCCAGTAGACGAGGTCTTCACAAGCACTCAGGATCAGATTCGAGCTCAGTTGGTGCGCTGCAGAAACCAGCTGAACCTGATTTCTCTGTAGAAGAGGAATAA
- the LOC113707730 gene encoding cytokinin riboside 5'-monophosphate phosphoribohydrolase LOG1-like: protein MEVGKETEVEKMKERKQSKFNKICVFCGSSSGKKTSYKDAATELGEELVSRNIGLVYGGGSIGLMGLVAQAVYNGGCHVLGVIPRTLMLREITGETVGEVKAVANMHQRKAEMARHSDAFIALPGGYGTLEELLEVITWAQLGIHDKPVGLLNVDGYYNCLLSFIDKAVEEGFVSPNARHIIVSAPTARELMNKLEDYFPHHEMVASKLNWDIEQLSYSSTKYGVER from the exons ATGGAAGTAGGGAAAGAGACAGAGGTGGAGAAAATGAAGGAAAGGAAGCAATCAAAATTCAATAAGATATGCGTCTTTTGTGGAAGTAGTTCTGGTAAGAAGACTTCCTACAAAGACGCTGCCACTGAGCTGGGCGAGGAATTG GTGTCAAGGAATATAGGGCTGGTTTATGGAGGAGGAAGCATCGGTTTGATGGGCTTAGTTGCCCAAGCTGTCTACAATGGCGGTTGCCATGTTCTTGG AGTAATTCCCAGAACCCTCATGCTTAGAGAG ATAACTGGTGAAACCGTGGGAGAAGTGAAGGCAGTAGCAAATATGCACCAGAGGAAAGCAGAGATGGCTAGACATTCCGATGCCTTTATCGCATTACCCG GTGGATACGGAACATTGGAAGAGCTTTTGGAAGTGATAACTTGGGCTCAACTTGGCATCCATGATAAACCG GTTGGATTATTAAATGTGGATGGTTACTACAACTGCTTGTTGTCATTTATAGACAAAGCAGTAGAGGAAGGATTTGTCAGTCCTAATGCACGGCACATTATTGTATCAGCCCCCACTGCCCGGGAGCTAATGAATAAACTTGAG GATTATTTTCCCCATCATGAGATGGTGGCTTCAAAACTGAACTGGGATATCGAACAATTAAGCTACTCATCAACGAAATATGGCGTAGAACGGTAG